From the Lolium rigidum isolate FL_2022 chromosome 2, APGP_CSIRO_Lrig_0.1, whole genome shotgun sequence genome, one window contains:
- the LOC124688525 gene encoding serine--tRNA ligase-like has protein sequence MLDIDLFRTDRDKHGDPELVRNSQRSRFESVELVDEVIALDLAWRQRQVDVDKISRELNKTNKEIGKLKAENQDATALIQSTEEIKGALAAMKTEVQEAKTALDAKLATIGNIVHDSVPVSKDEANNAIVRTWGERRLEGDLKNHVDLCIMLDIVSLEKGADVAGGRGYFLKGDGVLLNQALINFGLAFLRRRGFTPIQPPFFMRKEIMGKCAQLAQFDEELYKVTGDGEDKYLIATSEQPLCAYHLADRIYPGDLPIRYSGFSTCFRKEAGSHGRDTAGIFRVHQFEKIEQFCVTSPNDNESWEMHEEMIKNSEDFYKEIGLPYQVVSIVSGALNDAAAKKYDLEAWFPASKTFRELVSCSNCTDYQARRLGIGYGQKKNDKQSKQFVHMLNSTLTATERTLCCILENYQKEDGVEVPKVLQPYMDGIDFLPFKRPLDSKQASDAKPNKSKPKGNAA, from the exons ATGCTCGACATCGACCTCTTCCGCACGGACCGGGACAAGCACGGCGACCCTGAGCTTGTCCGCAACTCGCAACGCAGCCGCTTCGAGTCCGTCGAGCTCGTCGACGAGGTGATCGCCCTCGACTTGGCGTGGCGCCAGA GGCAGGTGGATGTCGACAAGATCAGTCGGGAGCTCAACAAGACCAACAAGGAGATCGGCAAGCTCAAGGCC GAAAACCAGGATGCGACGGCTCTGATACAGAGCACGGAAGAGATTAAGGGCGCGTTGGCCGCCATGAAAACGGAGGTACAGGAGGCCAAGACCGCCCTGGATGCCAAGCTCGCCACCATTGGCAACATCGTCCATGACTCTGTACCCGTCAGCAAAGACGAG GCAAACAATGCGATTGTGCGGACATGGGGAGAGAGGAGACTAGAGGGGGACTTGAAGAACCACGTAGATCTTTGCATAATGCTTGACATTGTATCTTTGGAGAAGG GTGCTGATGTAGCTGGTGGAAGAGGTTACTTCTTGAAGGGCGACGGTGTTCTCCTGAACCAGGCGCTGATAAATTTTGGGCTAGCATTCCTGAGAAGAAGAGGCTTCACACCAATACAACCTCCCTTTTTCATGAGAAAGGAAATTATGGGCAAATGTGCCCAGTTGGCCCAGTTTGACGAGGAGCTCTACAAG GTAACAGGTGATGGTGAGGATAAGTATCTCATAGCTACATCTGAGCAACCGCTATGTGCTTATCATCTAGCTGATCGAATTTATCCTGGTGATTTACCGATTAG ATATTCTGGGTTTTCCACCTGCTTCCGGAAAGAAGCTGGTTCACATGGGAGGGATACAGCCGGCATCTTCAGAGTCCATCAATTTGAAAAGATCGAACAGTTCTGTGTCACAAGTCCAAATGACAATGAATCATGGGAAATGCATGAGGAGATGATAAAAAATTCAGAAGATTTTTATAAGGAG ATTGGCCTACCATATCAAGTAGTTTCGATTGTCTCTGGTGCTCTTAATGATGCTGCAGCTAAAAAGTATGATTTGGAAGCATGGTTCCCTGCGTCAAAAACCTTCAGAGAATTGGTGTCCTGTTCAAATTGCACAGATTATCAGGCAAGGAGACTTGGAATAGGCTATGGCCAGAAAAAG AATGATAAGCAATCCAAGCAGTTTGTTCACATGTTGAATTCTACCCTGACTGCAACTGAGAGGACGCTTTGCTGTATTCTGGAGAACTATCAGAAGGAGGATGGTGTTGAAGTGCCAAAGGTACTGCAACCATACATGGATGGAATAGATTTCCTTCCTTTCAAGCGGCCTCTTGATAGCAAACAAGCTAGTGATGCCAAACCCAACAAGTCCAAACCTAAG GGAAATGCAGCTTGA
- the LOC124690759 gene encoding leucine-rich repeat receptor-like serine/threonine-protein kinase BAM3 has product MALDLEQQAAILVAIKNSFSPPPPALHATWTLANHAAICHSWPAVTCDNLNNNRSAVVSLDLSAHNLSGMLSPAIAGLTALRHLDLSSNSLSGELPASLAALHSLRHVNLSNNQFNGTLQRLDLAAMSSLRVLDLYDNDLAGPLPRTLPYETLVHLDLGGNFFSGIIPGTSFGRLQAVEFLSLAGNSLTGAIPPELGRLAALKQLFLGYFNQFDGGIPPELGRLANLVHLDLANCGLTGGIPPALGSLARLDTLYLQTNQLNGTIPPELGNLTALRFLDVSNNALTGEVPPELAALRELRLVNMFINRFRDSVPGFLGELEHLEVLKLWQNNFTGAIPAALGRAAPLREVDLSTNRLTGEVPRWLCAQGQLQILILLDNFLFGTVPDGLGACTTLTRVRLGQNYLTGELPRGFLYLPALTTVELQSNYLTGHIPSPAPATAMTNKSNVLSLLNLSSNRFNGSLPASIGSFSSLQTLLLGGNRLAGVIPKQVGRLKRLLKLDMSGNNLTGSVPDEISECVSLTYLDLSANQLSGAVPGVALARIKVLNYLNVSWNRLDGAVPPEMGGMKSLTVADFSHNDLSGRVPRDGQFAYLNATSFAGNPRLCGMDASSPCDLTTSGPQLWPDGGGGEAATKVSSVWGARLKLAAALGLLACSVAFAAAAVATTRSAMQRRRLRQASGGWRMTAFQKVSFGWSDVVGCVKENSVVGRGGAGVVYRGTMPGGELVAVKRIAAGVDGDDDDGGFSAEVRTLGKIRHRHIVRLLAFCCSDAGGKGRGKSRRSNLLVYEYMVNGSLGDMLHGGDGEARTMTWATRVRVATEAAMGLCYLHHDCSPPILHRDVKSNNILLDAAMEAHVADFGLAKYLRHGGNGAASECMSAIAGSYGYIAPEYAYTLKVDEKSDVYSFGVVVLELVTGQRPVGPHLGEEGGTDLVQWVRARVGVDHAGVAGILDPRLRGDVPAWEAAQVLLVGLLCVQEQSVERPTMRDVVHMLQQARQPQQHAPRGGGPAPPIPGGVRQDDGDTTDEAAGDSWPERRRTVIP; this is encoded by the exons ATGGCCTTGGACTTGGAGCAACAGGCCGCCATCCTCGTCGCCATCAAGAACTCAttctctcctccgccgccagctctaCACGCCACCTGGACGCTCGCCAACCACGCCGCCATATGCCACTCCTGGCCGGCCGTCACCTGCGACAACCTCAACAACAACCGCAGCGCCGTCGTCTCACTCGACCTCTCTGCCCACAACCTGTCTGGCATGCTCTCCCCTGCCATCGCCGGCCTCACCGCTCTCCGACACCTCGACCTCTCCTCCAACtccctctccggcgagcttcCCGCGTCCCTCGCTGCTCTCCACAGCCTCCGCCACGTCAACCTCTCCAACAACCAGTTCAACGGCACACTACAGCGACTCGACCTCGCGGCCATGTCCTCCCTCCGCGTGCTCGACCTCTACGACAACGACCTCGCCGGCCCGCTCCCCCGGACATTGCCGTACGAGACGCTCGTCCACCTCGACCTCGGCGGTAACTTCTTCTCCGGCATTATTCCCGGCACCAGCTTCGGCCGGTTACAggccgtcgagttcctatcactcGCTGGCAACAGCCTCACCGGCGCCATCCCGCCCGAGCTCGGCCGCCTCGCCGCCCTGAAACAGCTCTTCCTCGGCTACTTCAACCAGTTCGACGGCGGCATCCCGCCGGAGCTCGGGCGCCTCGCAAACCTCGTCCACCTCGACCTCGCAAATTGCGGCCTGACCGGCGGGATCCCGCCGGCGCTGGGCAGCCTCGCGAGGCTCGACACGCTGTACCTGCAGACGAACCAGCTCAATGGCACCATTCCACCGGAGCTCGGCAACCTCACCGCGCTCCGCTTCCTCGACGTCTCCAACAACGCGCTCACGGGGGAAGTCCCGCCGGAGCTCGCCGCGCTGCGGGAGCTCAGGCTGGTCAACATGTTCATCAACCGCTTCCGGGACAGCGTCCCGGGGTTCCTCGGCGAGCTCGAGCACCTCGAGGTGCTCAAGCTGTGGCAGAACAACTTCACGGGCGCCATCCCGGCGGCGCTCGGCCGCGCTGCACCGCTCCGGGAGGTGGACCTTTCGACGAACCGGCTGACGGGCGAGGTACCGCGGTGGCTGTGCGCGCAGGGGCAGCTCCagatcctcatcctcctcgacaACTTCCTATTCGGCACCGTGCCGGACGGGCTCGGCGCGTGCACGACGCTCACGCGGGTGCGCCTTGGCCAGAACTACCTCACCGGCGAGCTCCCACGCGGTTTCCTCTACCTGCCGGCGCTCACCACCGTCGAGCTGCAGAGCAACTACCTCACGGGCCACATTCCTTCGCCCGCAccagcgacggcgatgacgaACAAAAGTAACGTTCTGTCGTTGCTGAACCTGTCGAGCAACAGGTTCAACGGCTCGCTGCCAGCGTCCATCGGCAGCTTCTCGTCGCTGCAGACGCTTCTCCTCGGCGGCAACCGTCTAGCCGGTGTGATCCCAAAACAGGTCGGTCGGCTCAAGCGGCTGCTGAAGCTGGACATGAGCGGCAACAACCTCACCGGCTCGGTCCCCGACGAGATCAGCGAGTGCGTGTCGCTGACATACCTGGACCTGAGCGCGAACCAGCTCTCCGGCGCCGTCCCGGGCGTGGCGCTGGCGCGGATTAAGGTGCTCAACTACCTGAACGTGTCATGGAACCGGCTCGACGGCGCCGTGCCGCCGGAGATGGGCGGGATGAAGAGCCTCACCGTGGCCGACTTCTCCCACAACGACTTGTCCGGGCGCGTGCCGCGGGACGGGCAGTTCGCCTACCTGAACGCCACGTCGTTCGCTGGCAACCCGCGGCTGTGCGGGATGGACGCGTCCAGCCCCTGTGACCTGACAACGTCTGGCCCACAGCTCTGGccggacggcggtggcggcgaggcgGCAACGAAGGTGTCATCCGTGTGGGGCGCGCGACTGAAGCTCGCGGCGGCGCTGGGGCTGCTGGCGTGCTCGGTGGCGTTCGCGGCGGCCGCGGTGGCGACGACGCGGTCGGCGATGCAGAGGAGGCGGCTGAGGCAGGCGAGCGGCGGGTGGCGGATGACGGCGTTCCAGAAGGTGTCGTTCGGGTGGAGCGACGTGGTGGGGTGCGTGAAGGAGAACAGCGTggtggggcgcggcggcgccggggtGGTGTACCGCGGGACGATGCCCGGCGGGGAGCTcgtggcggtgaagcggatcgcgGCGGGcgtggacggcgacgacgacgacggcgggttTTCGGCGGAGGTGCGGACGCTCGGCAAGATTCGGCACCGGCACATCGTGCGGCTGCTGGCCTTCTGCTGCTCCGACGCAGGCGGCAAGGGCAGGGGCAAGAGCAGGAGGAGCAACCTGCTGGTGTACGAGTACATGGTGAACGGCAGCCTGGGCGACATGCtgcacggcggcgacggcgaggccagGACAATGACGTGGGCGACGCGGGTGCGGGTGGCGACGGAGGCGGCCATGGGGCTGTGCTACCTGCACCATGACTGCTCGCCGCCGATCCTGCACCGGGACGTCAAGTCCAACAACATCCTCCTCGATGCTGCAATGGAGGCGCACGTCGCCGACTTTGGGCTCGCCAAGTACCTCCGCCACGGCGGCAACGGCGCCGCGTCGGAGTGCATGTCCGCCATCGCCGGATCGTACGGATACATCGCGCCAG AGTACGCGTACACGCTGAAGGTGGACGAGAAGAGCGACGTGTACAGCTTCGGGGTGGTGGTGCTGGAGCTGGTGACGGGGCAGCGGCCGGTGGGGCCGCACCTCGGCGAGGAGGGCGGCACGGACCTGGTGCAGTGGGTGCGCGCCCGCGTCGGCGTCGACCACGCCGGCGTGGCCGGGATCCTGGACCCGCGGCTGCGCGGCGACGTGCCGGCGTGGGAGGCGGCGCAGGTGCTGCTGGTGGGGCTGCTGTGCGTGCAGGAGCAGAGCGTGGAGCGGCCCACCATGCGCGACGTCGTCCAcatgctccagcaggcgcggcagCCACAGCAGCACGCTCCTCGAGGCGGCGGACCAGCGCCCCCGATTCCTGGCGGTGTCCGGCAGGACGACGGCGATACGACAGACGAGGCTGCCGGAGACAGTTGGCCGGAGAGGAGGAGGACCGTGATCCCTTGA